CATTGATTACGACAAATTTTTTGCCGTCACGGCTTGTTTTTACTGCAACATATTTATCAGGGAAAGCTTCTCGCAACTGTTCAAGTGCGATTTGAACTAAAATCCCGTCAAGAAAACGAGTTTTGCCTTTTCCATGTTGTTGTACACTTTCAATCACAGGCTTAAGCACATTACGTATCATTTCTTCTTGAGTTGTAACAAAAGCTGCGATCTCAAGCTTAATAAAAAGTTCATACTTTGTATGTAACCAGTTAAACAACATATATGAGAGTGCATTATACCGGTACCCTTCTTTACCGATCAATAATGCTGCATCTTCACCATCTATAAATATTAATGCCGTATTGTCCCTTACATCAACTTCTACCACATCGATATCAAAGCATGAAAGTTCCATTAATTCTTTTAGCTGTGACTCGATAAGACGTGCAAGTTCATCATATACAATGACCTCTTCTTCTACTACATACACTTCATCTTCAGTATAGTACTCAGAACTAAAGAAATTTTCTACAATTTCATCTTCTTCGACAGTAGGTTGTTCTTTTTCTTTACGTTCTAATGCTGGAACTGAAGTTTCCTTTGATACTTTTGCAGAAATATGCCTTTCTGTAGTAACAGGGGATGGTGTTTGCGATACACTCTGTGGATACTTACATGAAGCAACGATGATCGCCTCTTTTTTAAAGAATCCGAAGATTCCTGAGGAGGGGTGCTGTATCACTTCATATTTAAGATCAGTGACAGAGCAACCTAATTCTTTTGCAGCTTGTTCATAAGCAACTTCTAATGTAGGTGC
This is a stretch of genomic DNA from Sulfurovum zhangzhouensis. It encodes these proteins:
- a CDS encoding Jag N-terminal domain-containing protein; translation: MKKIKAPTLEVAYEQAAKELGCSVTDLKYEVIQHPSSGIFGFFKKEAIIVASCKYPQSVSQTPSPVTTERHISAKVSKETSVPALERKEKEQPTVEEDEIVENFFSSEYYTEDEVYVVEEEVIVYDELARLIESQLKELMELSCFDIDVVEVDVRDNTALIFIDGEDAALLIGKEGYRYNALSYMLFNWLHTKYELFIKLEIAAFVTTQEEMIRNVLKPVIESVQQHGKGKTRFLDGILVQIALEQLREAFPDKYVAVKTSRDGKKFVVINDFNKK